The Dysidea avara chromosome 13, odDysAvar1.4, whole genome shotgun sequence genome includes a region encoding these proteins:
- the LOC136243487 gene encoding COP9 signalosome complex subunit 4-like has translation MAAAKVEKRLAKLVKSGLASKKSGDELNEILDLILSKVSNPNEQQACCSGFVDVVTNETLSGVTAKALLSSLVENVGKLNPVAAKNICHYILQSIQPRLISFEEQATAVRVHLSKVYENEQQWVEAAKVLREIPLESGQKVYSVDFKMEVYLKIARLYLEDEDHVNAEAYINRAALLQSEVTNKELHVVYWVCSARMQDYRRKFGDAARRYIQLSYEPALHEDERLTSLKCALNCAILSGAGQSRSKQLATLYKDERCQSLPSYGILEKMYLERIIRESEIKDFAAMLPSHQKATTSDGTSILDRALIEHNILSASKLYTNITFEELGRLLDIPPKKAERVASKMISEGRMTGSIDQISGIVHFSSCDLLPNWDEQIKGICYHVNSIVEKINLHHDDWIAKKSEVDMQTS, from the coding sequence AAACCCAAACGAACAGCAAGCTTGTTGCAGCGGATTTGTGGACGTTGTTACAAATGAAACTCTCAGTGGCGTAACAGCCAAGGCACTACTGAGTAGTCTGGTTGAAAATGTGGGGAAGTTGAATCCAGTTGCAGCCAAGAACATCTGCCATTATATTCTACAAAGTATTCAACCACGTTTGATATCCTTTGAAGAACAGGCCACAGCTGTACGTGTGCATTTGTCAAAGGTGTACGAGAATGAACAGCAGTGGGTGGAAGCAGCTAAGGTGCTCAGAGAAATTCCCCTGGAAAGTGGCCAGAAAGTCTATTCGGTGGATTTCAAGATGGAGGTGTACTTGAAGATTGCTCGGCTTTATTTGGAAGATGAAGATCACGTGAATGCTGAGGCGTACATCAACAGGGCTGCTTTACTACAATCAGAAGTCACTAACAAAGAACTTCATGTCGTTTATTGGGTGTGCTCGGCCAGGATGCAAGATTATCGACGCAAATTTGGCGATGCTGCTAGACGCTACATCCAATTATCTTATGAGCCAGCTCTTCATGAAGATGAGAGATTAACATCACTGAAATGTGCCTTAAATTGTGCTATATTGTCTGGTGCTGGCCAGAGCAGATCAAAACAATTGGCCACCCTGTACAAAGATGAGCGATGCCAATCTTTACCATCTTATGGAATACTGGAAAAGATGTACTTGGAAAGGATTATCCGTGAGTCAGAGATCAAAGATTTTGCTGCAATGCTTCCTTCTCACCAAAAAGCTACAACCAGTGACGGTACTAGTATTCTTGACCGAGCATTGATAGAACACAACATCCTTTCAGCTAGCAAGCTATACACAAACATCACATTTGAAGAGCTAGGAAGATTGCTGGATATTCCTCCGAAGAAAGCTGAAAGAGTGGCATCAAAGATGATCAGTGAAGGAAGAATGACTGGCAGTATCGATCAGATATCGGGGATTGTTCATTTCAGTAGTTGTGACTTACTACCTAACTGGGATGAACAGATTAAAGGCATCTGCTACCATGTCAATAGCATTGTGGAGAAGATCAACCTCCATCATGATGACTGGATAGCTAAGAAGTCTGAAGTGGACATGCAGACCAgttaa
- the LOC136243488 gene encoding small COPII coat GTPase SAR1-like: protein MFLWDWFSGLMTYLGLWRKQGKLVFTGLDNSGKTTLLYLLSEQIEPSYYRRNNMYREAAQLTLGDVCYSIYELSSACGVKKWKDQFDTLDGIVYFIDTTDRDRFEESKQELDSLLCHEQIAKVPILVLANKIDRPCVASEEEIKQVFGLQQLTTGKGNVPLSELQTRPLEVFICSVLKRHGYAEGFKWLDQYTNAK, encoded by the exons ATGTTTCTGTGGGACTGGTTTTCTGGTCTTATGACTTATCTTG GGCTGTGGAGAAAGCAAGGCAAGCTAGTGTTTACAGGCTTGGATAACAGTGGCAAGACCACACTGCTGTACTTACTCAGTGAACAAATAGAGCCCAGCTATTACCGCAGGAATAACATGTACCGTGAGGCAGCTCAGCTGACATTAGGAGATGTCTGCTATTCTATCTATGAGCTGAGCAGTG CATGTGGAGTGAAGAAATGGAAGGATCAGTTTGATACACTGGATGGAATAGTGTATTTTATTGATACTACTGACAGGGATAGATTTGAAGAGTCTAAACAAGAATTGGAT AGTTTGTTATGTCATGAACAAATTGCAAAAGTTCCAATCCTGGTGTTGGCTAACAAGATAGACAGACCTTGTGTTGCCAGTGAAGAGGAGATAAAACAAGTGTTTGGCCTTCAACAACTGACCACTGGAAAG GGGAACGTTCCGCTTAGTGAACTACAAACGCGACCACTGGAGGTGTTTATATGCTCTGTGTTAAAGAGACATGGATATGCTGAAG GTTTCAAGTGGCTAGATCAGTATACCAACGCTAAGTAA
- the LOC136243490 gene encoding small COPII coat GTPase SAR1-like: MFLWDWLSGMLNYLGLWKKSGKLVFLGLDNAGKTTLLHVLKDDRMGQHFPTTHPTKEELTMGGISFTTYDLGGHDTARRVWKDYFPAVDAIVFLIDVFDRDRFEESRKELDSLLSDEQIALAPILVLGNKIDKPGAASEEEIRHVLGLHGQTTGKGNIPLKDLQRRPVELFMCSVLKREGYGEGFRWLGQYLD, translated from the exons ATGTTTCTGTGGGACTGGCTCTCGGGAATGTTGAATTATCTTG GTCTGTGGAAGAAATCAGGCAAACTTGTGTTTCTGGGTTTAGACAATGCTGGCAAGACCACTCTGTTACATGTGTTAAAAGATGATAGAATGGGCCAACACTTTCCAACAACACATCCTA CTAAAGAAGAATTAACAATGGGTGGGATTTCTTTTACCACGTATGATCTAGGCGGACACGATACAG CACGTAGAGTTTGGAAAGATTACTTTCCAGCAGTCGATGCTATAGTATTTCTAATAGATGTATTTGACAGAGACAGATTTGAAGAGTCAAGAAAAGAATTGGAT AGCTTATTATCAGATGAACAAATTGCTTTGGCTCCCATACTAGTGTTGGGTAATAAGATAGACAAGCCTGGTGCTgccagtgaagaagaaataaGGCATGTTCTTGGTCTTCATGGTCAAACCACTGGAAAG GGTAATATTCCACTAAAAGATTTACAAAGACGTCCAGTTGAATTATTTATGTGTTCAGTATTGAAGAGAGAAGGATATGGTGAAG GGTTCCGATGGCTCGGACAGTATCTCGATTAA
- the LOC136243489 gene encoding small COPII coat GTPase SAR1B-like isoform X2 gives MSLWNWLSGVLNYLAKVEFTMGGISYTTYDLPSLGHLIAHRIWIDYFPAVDAIVFLIDVSDRDRFEESREELDSLLAVEQIAMAPILVLGNKIDKPGAASEEEIRHVLGLHGQTTGKGNIPLKDLQRRPVELFMCSVLKREGYGEGFQWLTQYLS, from the exons ATGTCTCTGTGGAATTGGCTCTCCGGAGTGTTGAATTATCTTG CAAAAGTAGAATTTACAATGGGTGGAATTTCTTATACTACATATGATCTACCG tcacTAGGTCATCTTATAGCACACAGAATTTGGATTGATTATTTTCCAGCAGTTGATGCTATAGTATTCCTAATTGACGTATCTGACAGAGACAGATTTGAAGAGTCAAGAGAAGAATTGGAT AGCTTGTTAGCAGTTGAACAAATTGCTATGGCTCCCATACTAGTGTTGGGTAATAAGATAGACAAGCCTGGTGCTgccagtgaagaagaaataaGGCATGTTCTTGGTCTTCATGGTCAAACCACTGGAAAG GGTAATATTCCACTAAAAGACTTACAAAGACGTCCAGTTGAATTATTTATGTGTTCAGTATTGAAGAGAGAAGGATATGGTGAAG GGTTCCAGTGGCTCACACAATATCTCAGTTAA
- the LOC136243489 gene encoding small COPII coat GTPase SAR1-like isoform X1, with protein MSLWNWLSGVLNYLGLWKSASKLLCFRGLDNTGKTTLLHVLKDDRLCQHPPTVHPAKVEFTMGGISYTTYDLPSLGHLIAHRIWIDYFPAVDAIVFLIDVSDRDRFEESREELDSLLAVEQIAMAPILVLGNKIDKPGAASEEEIRHVLGLHGQTTGKGNIPLKDLQRRPVELFMCSVLKREGYGEGFQWLTQYLS; from the exons ATGTCTCTGTGGAATTGGCTCTCCGGAGTGTTGAATTATCTTG GTCTGTGGAAATCTGCTAGCAAACTCTTGTGTTTTCGGGGCTTAGACAATACTGGCAAGACAACTCTGTTACACGTTTTAAAAGATGATAGACTGTGCCAGCACCCTCCTACAGTACATCCTG CAAAAGTAGAATTTACAATGGGTGGAATTTCTTATACTACATATGATCTACCG tcacTAGGTCATCTTATAGCACACAGAATTTGGATTGATTATTTTCCAGCAGTTGATGCTATAGTATTCCTAATTGACGTATCTGACAGAGACAGATTTGAAGAGTCAAGAGAAGAATTGGAT AGCTTGTTAGCAGTTGAACAAATTGCTATGGCTCCCATACTAGTGTTGGGTAATAAGATAGACAAGCCTGGTGCTgccagtgaagaagaaataaGGCATGTTCTTGGTCTTCATGGTCAAACCACTGGAAAG GGTAATATTCCACTAAAAGACTTACAAAGACGTCCAGTTGAATTATTTATGTGTTCAGTATTGAAGAGAGAAGGATATGGTGAAG GGTTCCAGTGGCTCACACAATATCTCAGTTAA